One window of the Mycobacterium haemophilum DSM 44634 genome contains the following:
- a CDS encoding DHH family phosphoesterase codes for MTTIEPKTELVGAALTRAPVDAVGAAELLSAATTIGVICHIHPDADTIGAGLALALVLDRCGKQVEVSFAAPEALPESLRSLPGCHLLVSPDMMRRDVDLVVTVDVPSVNRLGRLSDFATPTQQLLVIDHHASNDMFGTANFVDSSADSTTMLVAELLDAWGKPIEPEVAHCIYAGLTTDTGSFRWGSARALRLAARLVDIGVDNAAVSRTLIDSHPFAWLPLLSRVLGSAQLLPDAVGGRGLVYAVVDNQDWVSSRPEEVESIVDIVRTTQQAEVAVVFKEVDPQRWSVSMRAKTAVDLAAVASGFGGGGHRLAAGYSTTGPIDDVVTALRAAFG; via the coding sequence ATGACGACGATCGAACCGAAGACTGAGCTGGTCGGTGCCGCGCTCACGCGGGCACCTGTGGATGCCGTCGGCGCAGCTGAGTTGCTGTCGGCCGCGACGACGATCGGGGTGATCTGTCACATTCATCCCGACGCAGATACCATCGGCGCCGGACTGGCCCTGGCCCTGGTGTTGGACAGGTGCGGCAAGCAGGTCGAAGTCAGTTTCGCCGCACCGGAGGCGCTGCCGGAGTCGCTGCGGTCGCTGCCCGGCTGCCACCTGCTGGTGAGCCCCGACATGATGCGCCGCGATGTCGATTTGGTTGTGACCGTTGACGTTCCGAGTGTCAATCGGCTTGGCAGGCTCAGTGACTTCGCTACCCCGACTCAGCAGCTGCTGGTCATTGATCACCACGCATCCAACGACATGTTCGGCACCGCGAATTTCGTCGATTCGTCGGCGGATTCCACCACAATGTTGGTTGCTGAACTTCTCGACGCGTGGGGCAAGCCGATCGAGCCCGAGGTCGCACACTGCATCTACGCCGGGCTGACGACGGACACCGGGTCATTCCGCTGGGGCAGCGCGCGCGCCCTGCGACTAGCGGCTCGGCTGGTCGACATCGGCGTGGATAACGCCGCGGTGAGCCGAACACTGATCGACAGCCATCCGTTTGCCTGGCTGCCGCTGCTGTCGCGGGTGCTGGGCTCCGCGCAGTTGCTGCCCGACGCGGTCGGCGGTCGCGGCCTGGTCTACGCGGTCGTCGACAACCAGGACTGGGTGAGTTCACGCCCAGAGGAGGTCGAGAGCATCGTCGACATCGTGCGCACCACCCAGCAGGCCGAGGTGGCGGTGGTGTTCAAGGAGGTCGACCCGCAACGGTGGTCGGTGTCGATGCGAGCCAAGACCGCCGTGGATCTGGCGGCGGTTGCGTCTGGGTTCGGTGGCGGTGGCCACCGGCTGGCCGCCGGCTATTCGACCACGGGCCCGATCGATGATGTGGTGACCGCACTGCGGGCAGCGTTTGGCTAA
- the rbfA gene encoding 30S ribosome-binding factor RbfA, giving the protein MADQARARRLAKRICTIVASAIEFEIKDPGLDGVTIVDAKVTADLHDATVFYTVMGRTLDAEPDYAAAAAALDRAKGTLRSKVGAGTGVRFTPTLMFTRDTTSDSVARMEELLARARAADADVAQVRLRAKPAGEADPYRDKGSAAGLDGVDIEDTDDDDRTED; this is encoded by the coding sequence GTGGCTGATCAGGCTCGTGCGCGTCGGCTGGCCAAGCGGATCTGCACGATCGTCGCCTCGGCCATTGAGTTCGAGATCAAGGATCCGGGGCTGGACGGGGTGACCATCGTCGATGCGAAGGTGACCGCGGACCTGCACGACGCGACGGTGTTTTACACGGTGATGGGGCGCACGCTGGACGCCGAGCCCGACTACGCTGCCGCCGCCGCTGCGCTGGACCGGGCCAAGGGCACGCTGCGCAGCAAGGTCGGGGCAGGTACCGGTGTGCGCTTCACTCCGACCCTGATGTTCACCCGGGACACGACGTCTGACAGCGTGGCGCGGATGGAAGAGTTGCTGGCGCGCGCACGCGCCGCGGATGCCGATGTGGCGCAGGTCCGCCTGCGCGCCAAGCCGGCGGGGGAGGCCGATCCGTACCGTGACAAGGGGTCGGCGGCGGGACTGGACGGGGTCGATATTGAGGACACCGATGACGACGATCGAACCGAAGACTGA